The following is a genomic window from Xyrauchen texanus isolate HMW12.3.18 chromosome 6, RBS_HiC_50CHRs, whole genome shotgun sequence.
ATAAGTATTTTCTGTTTGACCTTTAGCAGGGAAATATTGCCTACAGCTTGTAAGGGGTTCATTGATTATTaactatttaatatttttattttagatttgatGCAAATAAAGGAGGAAAGTCAAGAAATggatgaagtggaggagaaacatcagtatcagaCACCTAATAATTCCAAAAAGAATTCCTCACAAAAAAGAAGTCAAAAGGCAAGAACCAAGAAATCTTTaacctgccctcagtgtggaaagagtttcacacaaaaaggacACCTTGAaaatcacatgagaattcacacaggagagaagccATTCATATGCCTTCAGTGTGGCAAGAGTTTCACTCGTGCAGACATCCTTAAAAAGCACATACTaattcactctggagagaagcctttccaGTGTCCTATGTGTGAAAAGAGTTACTGTTGTAATCAAGACCTAAAGAGGCACATAGCCACTCACtccggagagaagcctttcacatgccatgagtgtggaaagagtttcacatatAAAGATGTCCTCAAtagtcacatgagaattcacagtGGCGAGAGGCCTTTTTCATGTCAtaagtgtggaaaaagtttcacatATAAAGGTGACCTAAATGTTCACATTAGAATTCACACTAGTGAGAAACTTTTTACATGCCTCCAGTGTGGATCAAGATTCAAACATAAAGCATACCTCAACAGGCACAtgataattcacactggagagaagccatacacatgccttcagtgtggaaaaagtttcacacGTAAAGGTTGCCTTCATtctcacatgagaattcacactggagagaaaccttttatATGCCctcattgtggaaagagtttcacacgtaAAGCTCATCTTAATAGTCATGCAAGGATTCACACtgaagagaagcctttcacatgcctcaAGGGTGGAAAGAGTGTCTCATGTTCAAGAAGTCTCAAAaatcatctgcactcgctgcacACTGGAGTAAATTAATGTGATTGTGTGGAAAAAA
Proteins encoded in this region:
- the LOC127645742 gene encoding gastrula zinc finger protein XlCGF49.1-like codes for the protein MDEVEEKHQYQTPNNSKKNSSQKRSQKARTKKSLTCPQCGKSFTQKGHLENHMRIHTGEKPFICLQCGKSFTRADILKKHILIHSGEKPFQCPMCEKSYCCCLHSHMRIHTGEKPFICPHCGKSFTRKAHLNSHARIHTEEKPFTCLKGGKSVSCSRSLKNHLHSLHTGVN